The Flavivirga eckloniae genomic interval CGTATATATTTAAGCAGTGACGTACAAGGTAAAGGCATAGGTAAACAACTATTTAATTGGGTTGAAAACGTAGCAAGACAAAACAACAATAAATACATTTGGTTGGAAGCTATGGATACACAACACCAAGCCCTATCTTTCTACAAAAAAATGGGCTATAAAGAAACTAGCAGTATGTCTTTAGATTTTGAACGTATTAATGAACACTTAAGTGGTATGCTTCTTATGAGCAAAACATTGTAGCCTGCACTGCTGTAAACTATTCAACTTTTACCTGTTCAAGGTTGATTCTCGATAATTCCTTTAACTCCTTGCTCTCGTACAGACTATCCAAAGATAACAAGCTTGCATTACCATCAATAGGCTTATAATTAATATAATCTACAAAGCGTATTCCTTTAATGTAACGTTCATTATAAGCTTCTCGAAAACGTAAACCAACTCCGTCATCTTCTGCATAAGAGTAAGCCAGATAATCTACCATAAAGGTTTCGGTATGCACCCAATATACAAACACATCTTCAAAGTCCTCACCGCCTCCTTCTTCATTAAAAGTGATTTTTATCTTATGGTACGGATTATTCTTAATAACGACTTTACTTAAATATTCTTTATTTACCGCTGCATCATTTAAACCGTAAGGCAATACCGAAAAATAATGCACCGAGTTTACAGAACTACTATATTTTACAGCCATACTATCTGGGATAGGTTTAAAATCATCATTTACAAAACGCTCAAAGCCTCTATTTGTTAAAAC includes:
- a CDS encoding DUF6503 family protein yields the protein MKNFKQFTLWFGALMFLLSCGSPHNPQLIIDKAINVSGGGLLDSSNINFNFRDKHYIAKRNKGDFFYGRSFVNASDSILDVLTNRGFERFVNDDFKPIPDSMAVKYSSSVNSVHYFSVLPYGLNDAAVNKEYLSKVVIKNNPYHKIKITFNEEGGGEDFEDVFVYWVHTETFMVDYLAYSYAEDDGVGLRFREAYNERYIKGIRFVDYINYKPIDGNASLLSLDSLYESKELKELSRINLEQVKVE